A genomic region of Cannabis sativa cultivar Pink pepper isolate KNU-18-1 chromosome 1, ASM2916894v1, whole genome shotgun sequence contains the following coding sequences:
- the LOC115707273 gene encoding SNF1-related protein kinase regulatory subunit beta-2 — MGNVNGREDGVSSPSALEEEGDGNGGGGSVQEGMAEQSPTVPDGAPEMMGQSPPQTPRTHSPLLFTPQVPVVPLQRPDEIHIPSPSWMQSGSGVDEMSCEQAIPTMITWAYGGNDVAVEGSWDNWKTRLPLQRSGKDFTIMKVLPSGVYQYRFIVDGQWKYTPDLPCAQDDAGNFYNILDLQDYVPEDIESISGFEPPQSPDSSYNNLQLAADDFSKEPPMVPPHLQMTLLNLPAPSSYTEIPPPMSRPQHVVLNHLYMQKGRIGGPSVVALGTTHRFLAKYVTVVLYKSLQR, encoded by the exons ATGGGAAATGTTAATGGAAGAGAAGATGGGGTTAGTAGCCCGTCTGCGCTTGAGGAAGAAGGCGATGGCAACGGCGGCGGCGGTAGCGTGCAAGAAGGCATGGCTGAACAGAGTCCCACCGTGCCTGATGGGGCACCGGAGATGATGGGCCAGTCTCCTCCTCAAACCCCAAGGACCCACTCACCTTTGTTGTTCACTCCCCAA GTCCCTGTGGTACCACTACAAAGACCTGATGAGATTCACATCCCAAGCCCTTCGTGGATGCAAAGTGGTTCAGGGGTTGATGAAATGTCTTGTGAACAAGCTATTCCAACAATGATTACATGGGCATACGGTGGCAATGATGTAGCTGTTGAGGGTTCATGGGACAATTGGAAGACAAG ACTGCCTCTTCAGAGATCAGGGAAAGACTTCACCATTATGAAAGTGCTGCCATCTGGTGTTTATCAATATAGATTTATCGTTGATGGTCAGTGGAAGTACACCCCAGACTTGCCCTGCGCTCAAGATGATGCCGGAAATTTCTACAACATCTTAGACTTGCAG GATTATGTTCCGGAAGACATTGAAAGCATATCTGGTTTTGAACCACCCCAGTCCCCAGATTCAAGTTACAACAACCTGCAACTTGCAGCCGATGATTTTTCAAAGGAGCCACCAATGGTTCCTCCCCACCTACAAATGACATTGCTTAATTTGCCTGCGCCGTCATCATACACGGAGATTCCACCGCCTATGTCACGTCCTCAACATGTGGTGCTCAACCATCTTTACATGCAAAAAGGGAGGATTGGCGGCCCATCCGTGGTTGCACTAGGTACAACACATCGGTTTCTCGCCAAGTATGTGACGGTGGTGCTCTACAAGTCCTTGCAGAGGTGA
- the LOC115707272 gene encoding oligopeptide transporter 3, with amino-acid sequence MATKTQIPNDTDTEKPNGESTEERCSVEEVALVVPETDDPTMPVLTFRAWVLGLGSCVLLIFLNTFFTYRTQPLTISAILMQISVLPIGKFMAATLPRKEYSLLGWRFSLNPGPFNMKEHVIITIFANCGVSFGGGDAYSIGAITVMKAYYKQNVNFLCALLIVLTTQILGYGWAGMLRRYLVEPLEMWWPANLAQVSLFRALHENESRNKGISRMKFFLIAMAASFAYYALPGYIFPILTFFSWVCWVWPHSITAQQIGSGYHGLGIGAFALDWAGISAYHGSPLVTPFSSILNVGVGFIMFIYIIVPLCYWKYNTFDAQKFPIFSNQLFTTTGHKYDTTKVLTPQFDLNVNAYNSYGKLYLSPLFALSIGSGFARFTATLTHVALFHGRDIIKQSRSAMKNAKLDIHAKLMKSYKQVPEWWFQILLAGSIVLSLVMSFVWKDDVQLPWWGMLFAFALAWIVTLPIGVIQATTNQQPGYDIIAQFIIGYILPGKPIANLLFKIYGRISTVHALSFLSDLKLGHYMKIPPRCMYTAQLVGTLVAGTVNLSVAWWMLESIENICDVDSLHPDSPWTCPKYRVTFDASVIWGLIGPKRLFGPGGLYRNLVWLFLIGAVLPIPIWALSKIFPEKKWIPLINIPVISYGFAGMPPATPTNIASWLVTGTIFNFFVFRYHKRWWQKYNYVLSAALDAGTAFMAVLLFFALQNEKVELKWWGTSLDHCPLATCPTAPGIKVDGCPVF; translated from the exons ATGGCGACCAAGACCCAAATTCCAAACGATACAGACACGGAGAAGCCGAACGGCGAATCCACGGAGGAGAGATGTTCAGTGGAGGAAGTGGCTTTAGTGGTGCCGGAAACCGACGACCCAACTATGCCTGTCTTGACTTTCCGGGCATGGGTTTTGGGTCTTGGCTCGTGTGTTCTACTCATCTTCCTCAACACCTTCTTCACCTACCGTACTCAACCCCTTACCATTTCCGCCATTCTCATGCAAATATCCGTTTTGCCCATCGGGAAGTTCATGGCGGCTACTCTTCCCAGAAAGGAGTACAGCTTGTTGGGATGGCGGTTCAGCTTGAATCCAGGTCCCTTTAACATGAAGGAACACGTCATCATCACTATTTTTGCCAACTGTGGAGTTTCCTTTGGTGGCGGCGACGCTTATTCCATCGGAGCCATTACTGTCATGAAAGCCTATTATAAgcaaaacgtcaattttctttGTGCGCTTCTCATCGTCTTGACCACTCAG ATATTGGGGTATGGATGGGCTGGAATGCTTAGGAGGTACCTGGTCGAGCCACTTGAGATGTGGTGGCCAGCAAACCTTGCCCAAGTCTCTCTGTTTAG aGCACTCCATGAAAATGAGTCTAGAAATAAAGGCATTTCAAGAATGAAATTTTTCCTCATCGCCATGGCAGCAAGTTTTGCCTACTATGCCCTCCCTGGGTATATCTTCCCAATATTGACATTCTTCTCATGGGTTTGCTGGGTTTGGCCACATAGTATCACTGCTCAACAGATTGGTTCAGGTTATCATGGACTTGGGATAGGTGCCTTCGCCCTTGATTGGGCAGGGATTTCTGCTTATCATGGAAGCCCTCTTGTCACTCCTTTCTCTTCTATTCTCAACGTAGGAGTTGGTTTTATCATGTTTATCTACATAATTGTTCCACTTTGTTACTGGAAGTATAACACATTTGATGCTCAGAAATTTCCTATTTTTTCTAATCAACTGTTTACTACCACTGGTCATAAATATGATACCACCAAGGTCTTGACACCACAGTTTGATCTTAATGTGAATGCTTATAATAGTTATGGCAAACTCTACCTAAGCCCCCTTTTTGCTCTATCGATTGGTTCGGGATTTGCTAGATTTACAGCAACTCTCACTCATGTGGCACTCTTTCATGGCAG AGATATAATAAAGCAGAGCAGATCAGCAATGAAGAATGCAAAATTGGACATCCATGCAAAGCTAATGAAAAGCTATAAACAAGTGCCTGAATGGTGGTTCCAAATCTTGTTAGCAGGAAGCATTGTTCTATCATTGGTGATGTCTTTTGTGTGGAAAGATGATGTTCAGTTGCCTTGGTGGGGAATGTTGTTTGCTTTTGCCTTAGCTTGGATTGTCACTCTCCCCATTGGGGTCATTCAAGCAACCACCAACCAG CAACCCGGATATGATATTATAGCACAGTTCATCATTGGTTACATTCTACCAGGAAAACCCATTGCAAACTTGCTATTCAAAATTTATGGACGAATTAGTACTGTTCATGCCCTCTCTTTCTTATCTGACCTTAAACTTGGACACTACATGAAGATTCCACCTCGCTGCATGTACACAGCTCAG CTTGTGGGAACTCTAGTTGCTGGAACAGTCAACCTTTCAGTGGCATGGTGGATGCTTGAGAGCATTGAAAACATATGCGACGTCGACTCTCTCCATCCTGACAGTCCATGGACTTGTCCTAAATACCGAGTGACCTTTGATGCCTCTGTCATTTGGGGCCTAATTGGTCCAAAGAGGTTATTTGGACCGGGGGGACTGTACCGCAACTTGGTGTGGTTATTCCTCATTGGGGCTGTCTTACCAATTCCTATTTGGGCGCTGAGCAAAATTTTCCCAGAAAAGAAATGGATTCCCTTGATAAATATTCCAGTCATATCCTACGGGTTCGCTGGAATGCCTCCTGCAACTCCCACCAACATAGCTAGTTGGCTGGTCACGGGAACTATCTTTAACTTCTTCGTTTTCAGATACCACAAACGCTGGTGGCAGAAATATAACTATGTGCTATCAGCAGCATTGGATGCTGGCACTGCTTTCATGGCTGTCCTGCTTTTCTTTGCTTTGCAAAATGAGAAAGTAGAACTCAAGTGGTGGGGCACCTCCCTGGACCACTGCCCTTTGGCCACATGCCCGACTGCACCTGGTATTAAAGTTGATGGGTGCCCAGTTTTCTGA
- the LOC115707274 gene encoding heavy metal-associated isoprenylated plant protein 7 has product MGEENKEEKKEEEKKEEEKKEEEKKEEAPPEIVLKVDMHCEACARKVARSLKGFEGVEDVMTDSKASKVVVKGKAADPIKVCERLQKKSGRKVELISPLPKPPEEAEKEEKKEEKKEEKKEEEKKEEPPTPITVILKVRMHCEACAQGLQKRIRKIKGVESVETDVANNQVVVKGVVDPAKLVDDVYKKTKKQASIVPEEKKEEEKKEEEKKEEKKEEEKKEGEEEDKGAEDDKKSDIKRNEYWPSKYYSEYAYPPPQMFSDENPNACSLM; this is encoded by the exons ATGGGTGAA GAGAACAAGGAGGAAAAAAAAgaggaagaaaagaaagaagaagaaaagaaagaagaagagaaaaaggaAGAAGCCCCTCCAGAAATTGTGCTCAAGGTTGATATGCATTGTGAAGCTTGCGCTAGGAAAGTTGCTAGATCCTTGAAGGGTTTCGAAG GGGTTGAGGATGTAATGACAGATAGCAAAGCTAGCAAAGTGGTGGTGAAAGGCAAGGCAGCAGACCCCATAAAGGTGTGCGAGAGATTACAAAAGAAAAGTGGCCGAAAAGTGGAGTTAATCTCGCCTTTGCCTAAACCTCCTGAGGAGGCCGAGAAGGAGGAGAAGAAAGAGgagaaaaaagaagagaaaaaagaagAGGAGAAAAAAGAGGAG CCTCCAACTCCTATTACGGTTATATTAAAAGTTCGAATGCACTGTGAAGCTTGCGCTCAAGGTTTACAGAAGCGAATCAGGAAGATAAAAG GTGTAGAATCAGTGGAAACGGATGTGGCTAATAACCAAGTGGTAGTAAAGGGTGTGGTGGACCCCGCAAAGTTGGTGGATGACGTGtacaagaaaacaaagaaacagGCATCAATAGTTCCGGAAGAgaaaaaggaagaagagaagaaagaagaggaaaagaaagaagagaaaaaagaagaggaaaagaaagaaggagaagaagaggaCAAAGGAGCAGAAGATGACAAGAAGAGTGATATCAAAAGAAATGAATATTGGCCTTCCAAGTATTATTCGGAGTACGCTTATCCTCCTCCTCAGATGTTTAGTGATGAGAACCCAAACGCTTGCTCCCTCATGTGA